In one Nicotiana tomentosiformis chromosome 6, ASM39032v3, whole genome shotgun sequence genomic region, the following are encoded:
- the LOC104107746 gene encoding uncharacterized protein yields the protein MEINQNIPKISMVKGAPHKMKQWWKNIRREHRDEVRTHLGELTTLMNIRTDKVLTRLLIEFWDPTKVVFKFADFELVPTLEEVTSFTELPFNVRKPVLPVTMAGYRFFDALGLTNSRSLRSIEDGWVSLDQMFDRFGHRESYEWYSGEFQFDQVTWKSLRPNTFAMELLGLLVFPQRRGRININLLPVVLKTFHGNLQATLVPMVLAEMLRALSAYARGYDNFKGYNLLLQIWATEHFFQWEATIDHFVGVSGRAILRTSQRYFIELIGLEGIQPYSPLQVLRQFGMIQDVPLWTRTTLYEDDYNGQIPIPRIRKLQEEWNDLVTMHMGQNSWCTPEYYVWINEEEELARPSREGIAWLEDAVVSL from the exons atggaaatcaaccagaACATCCCTAAAATTAGCATGGTAAAGGGAGCACCACATAAGATGAAACAGTGGTGGAAGAATATTCGTCGGGAACACAGAGATGAAGTTCGGACGCACCTAGGGGAATTAACTACATTGATGAACATCCGAACAGACAAAGTGCTCACTCGCCTGttgatagaattttgggatcCAACTAAAGTGGTATTCAAATTTGCCGACTTTGAGCTGGTACCGACATTGGAAGAAGTCACAAGTTTTACGGAGCTGCCATTCAACGTAAGAAAGCCAGTGCTGCCAGTCACCATGGCTGGCTATCGGTTCTTCGATGCTCTAGGTCTTACCAACAGCAGAAGTCTCAGAAGTATCGAGGATGGATGGGTAAGCCTCGACCAAATGTTTGATAGGTTTGGGCACCGTGAAAGCTACGAGTGGTATTCAGGGGAGTTTCAATTTGACCAAGTGACATGGAAAAGCCTCAGGCCTAACACTTTCGCAATGGAACTGTTAGGACTATTGGTCTTCCCACAGCGAAGGGGCCGTATCAACATCAACTTGTTACCAGTGGTACTGAAAACCTTCCACGGCAATCTTCAAGCTACTTTAGTGCCGATGGTGTTAGCCGAAATGCTGAGAGCCTTATCCGCCTATGCACGGGGATACGATAATTTCAAAGGATACAACTTGTTGCTGCAGATTTGGGCTACTGAACACTTTTTCCAATGGGAGGCTACTATCGACCACTTCGTAGGTGTCA GTGGAAGAGCAATCTTGAGGACTTCCCAAAGGTACTTCATTGAGTTGATCGGATTAGAAGGCATTCAGCCGTACTCACCACTGCAGGTCCTCAGACAATTTGGTATGATCCAAGATGTGCCGTTGTGGACAAGGACGACGTTGTACGAGGATGACTATAATGGCCAGATCCCAATTCCTAGGATAAGGAAACTGCAAGAAGAGTGGAATGACCTGGTAACAATGCATATGGGTCAAAATTCCTGGTGCACCCCTGAGTACTACGTCTGgattaatgaagaagaagaacTGGCCCGCCCGAGCAGAGAGGGTATAGCTTGGTTAGAGGATGCGGTGGTTTCTTTGTAG
- the LOC138894131 gene encoding uncharacterized protein, whose translation MPFPEKWNMKRKYNPTVSSYLLFCPLLLLIDILFRDVAVSWIPGAIPNLKSWVRDLASTSKYAEHSWRDLSKGRWEAKTHAFGKDAVMRPLSGEEETSIPAPKLAKDKKRKKTSPSEDPEPKTKKAWKLRKNIILLTEESIRHLWEEDEEEEEDDSGLVAQAGMSTEAPKASESVKAVETPSRDEGVSGKDLGEVPESSRIEDASRHTDPTMGTAVEAPRDEENAPSDPLGAIEIRDSPLLPLFSEEMIQEARALKTLSIEGVHRREDPLCDYFTGVEDATNLSDLEALRKDSGEASSLFSEAQQTLNKASALHREAFSRSRAEMSRYEANIQRLTNERNALNLLGKQKEEQIKDLRAELATAHKDQTDLIEQVMKIIKAHGLDSGMVANILISQLQQKIERIEQFRKEVDTIKVEILGWKEAAQVQAREASETTQTQAYWIAELAKCQSRRETLEKIHARGFDLTNEILKAREHEAKAGALATFDEDDDDGSKSGSENGEDLDGEKAAPEED comes from the exons atgccatttcctgagaaatggaatatgaagcgtaagtacaatcccactgttagttcttatttattattttgccCTTTGCTTCTTCTTATCGATATCCTTTTCCGTGATGTAGCAGTTTCTTGGATACccggtgcaattcctaacctcaaaagctgggttcgggacctggcctcgacctctaagTACGCTGAGCACTCGTGGcgtgatttatcaaagggccgatgggaggccaaaactcatg CCTTTGGCAAAGATGCTGTTATGAGGCCCCtatctggtgaggaggagacttcgatcccggcaccgaaactggcgaaggacaaaaagaggaaaaagacctcaccctccgaggatccagaacctaagaCGAAGAAGGCTTGGAAGCtgaggaagaacatcatcctcctGACCGAAGAGTCTATTCGGCATCTAtgggaggaggatgaagaagaggaagaagatgacTCCGGGCTGGTGGCCCAAGCGGgaatgagcaccgaggccccaaaggccAGTGAATCGGTGAAGGCTGTAGAGACTCCGtctcgagatgagggggtctcGGGAAAAGACTTGGGCGAAGTCCCTGAGTCATCGAGGATAGAAGATGCTTCCCGCCACACTGATCCAACAATGGGTACGGCTGTCGAGGCCCCTCGAGATGAGGAGAACGCCCCGAGTGATCCACTCGGGGCAATAGAAATTAGAGACTCCCCGCTGCTCCCCTTGTTTtctgaggagatgattcaagaggctcgggccttgaagaccctctccatCGAAGGAGTCCACAGAAGGGAGGATCCCTTATGCGATTACTTTActggggtcgaagatgctaccaacctgagtgacttggaggccttgaggaaggactcgggcgaggcatcgagccttttcaGTGAAGCGCAACAAACTCTAAATAag gcctcagcgcttcatcgggaagcattttctcggtctcgagccGAGATGAGTCGGTACGAAGCCAACATTCAAAGGCTTACTAATGAGAGGAATGCCCTCAACCTTCTCGGCaagcaaaaagaagaacaaatcaaggacctccgagccgagttagCCACGGCTCacaaagatcagaccgacctgatcgagcaggtaatgaaaatcatAAAAGCTCATGGGCTTGATTCGGGAATGGTGGCTAACATTttaatctcacagctgcagcagaagattgagaggatcgagcagttccGCAAGGAGGTAGATACGATAAAGGTGGAGatcttggggtggaaagaag ccgctcaagtccaagcgagagaggcatCTGAGACCACTCAAACTCAAGCATACTGGATTGCCGAacttgccaaatgccaatctcggagggaaaccctcgagaaaatccacgctcgaggtttcgatcttaccaacgagatattaaaggctagagagcatgaagccaAAGCTGGAGCGCTGGCCACtttcgatgaagatgatgatgatggcagtaagagcgggtccgagaatggggaggacctcgatggagaaaaAGCTGCCCCCGAGGAAGAttag
- the LOC104107743 gene encoding bidirectional sugar transporter SWEET12-like isoform X2, whose translation MADFSGHWAFTFGVLGNIVSFFVFLSPLPTFYKIYRKKSTEGYQSIPYVVALFSAMLWIYYAFLKSNTTLLITINSFGCFVETIYVGFYLFYAPKKARVQTVKLLLLSVFAGFGAIVLVTQFLFKGVVRVQVVGWICLVFSLCVFVSPLCIMRQVIKTKSAEYMPFFLSVFLTLSAVMWFFYGLLLKDFNIAIPNVLGFILGILQMVLYVMYNKKEEVIVKEHKFPELQNHVIILHNDKNLPELTEEQIIDIVKLASLISCTEKFNVASYLHENVAEVAKDHRKLPKLQPVEINLRLG comes from the exons ATGGCTGATTTTTCTGGTCACTGGGCTTTTACATTTGGTGTCCTCG GAAACATTGTCTCATTTTTCGTTTTCCTTTCTCCACT GCCAactttttataaaatatataggAAGAAATCAACAGAAGGCTATCAATCAATTCCGTACGTGGTTGCTCTATTCAGTGCAATGCTTTGGATTTACTATGCGTTTCTCAAGTCCAACACCACCCTTCTCATCACTATAAACTCTTTTGGTTGTTTCGTTGAAACTATATACGTTGGCTTCTACCTTTTCTATGCACCAAAGAAAGCACGG GTCCAAACTGTAAAGCTACTGCTTTTATCAGTATTTGCAGGGTTTGGAGCTATTGTCCTTGTTACTCAGTTTCTATTCAAAGGAGTTGTTCGTGTGCAAGTTGTTGGATGGATTTGCCTTGTGTTTTCCTTATGTGTATTTGTATCCCCATTATGTATAATG AGACAAGTTATTAAAACAAAGAGTGCGGAATACATGCCATTTTTCCTCTCTGTTTTTCTCACTTTAAGTGCTGTTATGTGGTTCTTCTATGGTCTTCTATTAAAAGACTTCAATATTGCT ATTCCAAACGTATTGGGATTCATCCTTGGTATCCTCCAAATGGTGCTCTATGTCATGTACAATAAGAAAGAGGAAGTCATTGTAAAGGAGCACAAGTTTCCTGAGCTACAAAATCATGTCATAATCTTACACAATGACAAGAATCTCCCAGAACTAACTGAAGAACAGATTATTGATATTGTTAAACTTGCTTCATTGATTTCATGTACAGAGAAATTTAACGTTGCTTCATATCTGCATGAAAATGTAGCTGAAGTAGCTAAAGATCATAGGAAGCTGCCCAAGCTGCAACCGGTGGAAATTAATCTGAGACTTGGCTAG
- the LOC104107743 gene encoding bidirectional sugar transporter SWEET12-like isoform X1, whose protein sequence is MADFSGHWAFTFGVLGNIVSFFVFLSPLYVRRPTFYKIYRKKSTEGYQSIPYVVALFSAMLWIYYAFLKSNTTLLITINSFGCFVETIYVGFYLFYAPKKARVQTVKLLLLSVFAGFGAIVLVTQFLFKGVVRVQVVGWICLVFSLCVFVSPLCIMRQVIKTKSAEYMPFFLSVFLTLSAVMWFFYGLLLKDFNIAIPNVLGFILGILQMVLYVMYNKKEEVIVKEHKFPELQNHVIILHNDKNLPELTEEQIIDIVKLASLISCTEKFNVASYLHENVAEVAKDHRKLPKLQPVEINLRLG, encoded by the exons ATGGCTGATTTTTCTGGTCACTGGGCTTTTACATTTGGTGTCCTCG GAAACATTGTCTCATTTTTCGTTTTCCTTTCTCCACT TTATGTGCGCAGGCCAactttttataaaatatataggAAGAAATCAACAGAAGGCTATCAATCAATTCCGTACGTGGTTGCTCTATTCAGTGCAATGCTTTGGATTTACTATGCGTTTCTCAAGTCCAACACCACCCTTCTCATCACTATAAACTCTTTTGGTTGTTTCGTTGAAACTATATACGTTGGCTTCTACCTTTTCTATGCACCAAAGAAAGCACGG GTCCAAACTGTAAAGCTACTGCTTTTATCAGTATTTGCAGGGTTTGGAGCTATTGTCCTTGTTACTCAGTTTCTATTCAAAGGAGTTGTTCGTGTGCAAGTTGTTGGATGGATTTGCCTTGTGTTTTCCTTATGTGTATTTGTATCCCCATTATGTATAATG AGACAAGTTATTAAAACAAAGAGTGCGGAATACATGCCATTTTTCCTCTCTGTTTTTCTCACTTTAAGTGCTGTTATGTGGTTCTTCTATGGTCTTCTATTAAAAGACTTCAATATTGCT ATTCCAAACGTATTGGGATTCATCCTTGGTATCCTCCAAATGGTGCTCTATGTCATGTACAATAAGAAAGAGGAAGTCATTGTAAAGGAGCACAAGTTTCCTGAGCTACAAAATCATGTCATAATCTTACACAATGACAAGAATCTCCCAGAACTAACTGAAGAACAGATTATTGATATTGTTAAACTTGCTTCATTGATTTCATGTACAGAGAAATTTAACGTTGCTTCATATCTGCATGAAAATGTAGCTGAAGTAGCTAAAGATCATAGGAAGCTGCCCAAGCTGCAACCGGTGGAAATTAATCTGAGACTTGGCTAG